A stretch of the Aegilops tauschii subsp. strangulata cultivar AL8/78 chromosome 4, Aet v6.0, whole genome shotgun sequence genome encodes the following:
- the LOC109736588 gene encoding peroxidase 5 has protein sequence MEAPAARGGERMRLRVVAVVVVLAMAAATARAQLQVGYYDTLCPAAEIIVQQEVSKGVSGSPGTAAGLLRLHFHDCFVRGCDGSVLLDSTPGNQAEKDAAPNSSLRGFEVIDAAKTRLEQACYGVVSCADVLAFAARDALALVGGSSYQVPAGRRDGNVSVAGETNGNLPPPTANVNQLNQIFGSKGLSQAQMVALSGAHTVGMAQCSSFSSRLYSYGTNGGKDPSMDPAYLATLSTQCPQSGASQPVAMDPVTPNTFDTNYYANVAANRGLLASDQALLADNSTAAQVLGYTTSPGTFQTDFASAMVAMGAIGVLTGNQGTIRTNCRVVG, from the exons ATGGAGGCGCCGGCGGCCAGAGGAGGAGAGCGAATGCGGCTGCGGGtagtggcggtggtggtggtgctggcgatggcggcggcgacggcgcgggcgCAGCTGCAGGTCGGGTACTACGACACGCTGTGCCCGGCGGCGGAGATCATCGTGCAGCAGGAGGTCAGCAAGGGCGTCTCCGGCAGCCCCGGcaccgccgccggcctcctccggCTCCACTTCCACGACTGCTTCGTCAGG GGGTGCGACGGGTCGGTGCTGCTGGACTCGACGCCGGGCAACCAGGCGGAGAAGGACGCGGCGCCCAACTCGAGCCTGCGGGGGTTCGAGGTGATCGACGCGGCCAAGACGCGGCTGGAGCAGGCCTGCTACGGCGTCGTCTCCTGCGCCGACGTGCTCGCCTTCGCCGCCAGAGACGCCCTCGCCCTG GTCGGAGGCAGCTCGTACCAGGTGCCGGCCGGGCGACGAGACGGCAACGTCTCCGTGGCGGGGGAGACCAACGGGAacctgccgccgccgaccgccAACGTGAACCAGCTCAACCAGATCTTCGGCTCCAAGGGCCTCTCCCAGGCCCAGATGGTCGCGCTCTCAG GGGCGCACACGGTGGGGATGGCGCAGTGCAGCTCCTTCAGCAGCCGGCTCTACTCGTACGGGACCAACGGCGGCAAGGACCCCAGCATGGACCCGGCCTACCTGGCCACCCTGAGCACGCAGTGCCCGCAGTCCGGCGCCAGCCAGCCCGTGGCCATGGACCCCGTCACCCCCAACACCTTCGACACCAACTACTACGCCAACGTCGCCGCCAACCGCGGCCTGCTCGCCTCCGACCAGGCGCTCCTCGCCGACAACAGCACCGCCGCGCAGGTCCTCGGCTACACCACCAGCCCCGGCACCTTCCAGACCGACTTCGCCAGTGCCATGGTGGCCATGGGCGCCATCGGCGTGCTCACCGGCAACCAAGGCACCATCAGGACCAACTGCAGGGTCGTCGGCTAG
- the LOC109736589 gene encoding uncharacterized protein isoform X2: protein MARVLPLDIEPGEAPRAGETVASMPSSSAVASNMKDDEYARLVTPAQHATADNNTEIPEQPKSRHFIWWMKVLLGCFLLILASYIFVKFGVPFAFQKVLLPIMQWEASAFGRPVLALVLVASLALLPLILVPSGPSMWLAGMIFGYGWGFLIIMVGTTLGMVASYWIGSLFRKRLHAWLKRWPQQIALIQLAGEGNWFQQFRVVALFRISPFPYTIFNYAVTVTEIKFNPYLCGSIAGMVPEAFIYIYSGRLIRTLADVKYGKYKMTPVELTYNIISFVVAVVLTIAFTVYAKRALSHIKSSDDICAEDQPGVTALKNGHQECSRAHHVALDVV, encoded by the exons ATGGCGCGCGTGCTCCCTCTTGACATTGAGCCCGGGGAGGCACCCAG AGCTGGTGAGACGGTCGCAAGCATGCCAAGCTCTTCAGCTGTGGCATCAAACATGAAGGACGACGAATATGCGAGGCTGGTGACACCAGCTCAACATGCAACAGCTGACAACAACACAGAAATTCCTGAGCAACCAAAGTCAAGACACTTCATTTGGTGGATGAAAGTTCTGCTTGGCTGCTTCCTTCTTATATTAGCATCTTATATCTTCGTGAAATTTGGAGTCCCCTTTGCCTTTCAGAAG GTTCTGTTGCCAATCATGCAATGGGAAGCAAGCGCCTTTGGCCGTCCTGTATTGGCTCTTGTCCTTGTCGCATCTTTGGCTCTCCTCCCACTCATCTTAGTCCCTTCTGGACCTTCTATGTGGTTAGCAGGAATGATCTTCGGTTATGGCTGGGGTTTCTTGATTATTATGGTTGGGACTACTCTTGGCATGGTTGCATCATATTGGATCGGCTCATTGTTCCGCAAACGTCTACAT GCATGGTTAAAGAGATGGCCTCAGCAGATAGCTCTAATACAGCTTGCTGGCGAAGGGAACTGGTTCCAGCAGTTTCGAGTTGTTGCACTATTCAGAATCTCACCATTTCCATATACAATTTTTAACTATGCCGTAACCGTGACAGAAATCAAGTTCAATCCTTACCTATGTGGTTCAATTGCCGGAATGGTACCTGAGGCATTCATCTATATCTATAG CGGACGGCTAATACGCACGTTGGCCGATGTGAAGTATGGCAAGTATAAGATGACGCCGGTGGAGCTAACATACAACATAATCTCGTTCGTCGTTGCCGTTGTCCTCACTATCGCCTTTACAGTTTACGCCAAAAGGGCGCTAAGCCACATAAAAAGCTCAGATGATATCTGCGCAGAGGACCAGCCTGGGGTGACTGCACTCAAGAATGGCCACCAGGAGTGTTCCCGTGCACATCATGTAGCTTTAGATGTCGTGTGA
- the LOC109736589 gene encoding uncharacterized protein isoform X1 — protein MSSQPSDQAPSAADTPAPPHTSSPASDAPAAAPVCRARRFQPQVFSNLSPAGRPVLDLAAAPTLGLSAEVVPGPPPVFLRSGELQIDGRARQTAPVCCTAPPPAGSPPSSVLTPAPAASIAHGMGGWLACFSNAGPVSSSPTAVGGAGRESDLASDGLQLVSSRRGPRGLPPAPAPARRPLPAWMAGRCCRCLAPGHRAALCRDPFRCSHYLRPGHRARGCKNAWRPLSSLSPQRRPVAAPPRPHAHGAAAPQVPARGWPTPQAPQAQVCHLPAPAVPQPGVTSGIGVIPAAPELQMEAALGSTCAAVVWLAGAQSSVSCQAAAEALASVIGARAADVKVVCKPVQQSGVVDIAECSRNQCHQRRSPSSPTSVLPSQATSPKDGSGLMLLLHRDSPKASSRIASPVRASSSCGLTPERPPGFEASSDATPAAVTAPTPLSDVHSAPNITVIPPVPTLAALKIRTPSRLAGPLLSSSCADAGEDRELPPGLDSYYTPATSPLARDFEVSKDWPETLTPLFADGSPARTPLPPRRGDGRVLSGSLSPVSSERVLADDALFVPAQSPLISTAPTPPPANRNRRKTFAVGYTVRRSSIRIKSSRRGMPIAKMAERNLCRRLGIVDGAEQVTEHAIDEFVCMFKQKLPSTAVAALRALFRLDCEQAGAMEEALMRRGGQDALDQEVHGDDPVS, from the coding sequence ATGAGCTCCCAACCCAGCGACCAAGCTCCTTCGGCGGCGGACACTCCGGCGCCGCCGCACACCTCCAGTCCTGCCTCGGACGCCCCTGCCGCCGCCCCCGTCTGTCGTGCCCGCAGGTTCCAGCCGCAGGTCTTCTCCAACCTTTCCCCGGCCGGCCGACCTGTTCTGGATCTGGCCGCTGCTCCGACGCTCGGCCTCTCTGCTGAGGTCGTCCCAGGTCCCCCTCCTGTGTTCCTTCGTTCGGGTGAGCTGCAGATCGACGGGCGCGCGCGCCAGACAGCCCCGGTCTGCTGCACAGCACCTCCACCGGCTGGATCTCCGCCCTCATCAGTGCTcacgcctgctcctgccgccagCATCGCTCACGGCATGGGTGGATGGCTCGCGTGCTTCTCCAACGCCGGACCCGTATCTTCCTCGCCGACTGCTGTGGGAGGCGCCGGGCGCGAGTCGGATTTGGCCAGCGACGGATTGCAGCTGGTGTCATCTCGACGAGGTCCGCGCGGTCTGCCTCCTGCTCCAGCACCCGCTCGGCGTCCTCTCCCCGCCTGGATGGCTGGGAGGTGCTGCCGATGCCTCGCCCCGGGTCATCGCGCTGCTCTTTGTAGGGATCCCTTCAGATGCTCCCACTACCTCCGGCCCGGTCATCGTGCGCGGGGATGCAAGAACGCTTGGCGCCCACTCAGCTCCCTGTCGCCGCAGCGGCGTCCGGTTGCTGCTCCTCCCAGGCCTCACGCTCACGGGGCCGCCGCTCCCCAGGTCCCTGCTCGTGGATGGCCTACTCCTCAAGCTCCTCAAGCTCAAGTGTGTCACTTGCCGGCGCCTGCAGTACCTCAGCCTGGTGTCACCTCTGGGATCGGGGTGATTCCAGCTGCTCCAGAATTGCAGATGGAGGCTGCTCTCGGTTCCACATGTGCGGCGGTCGTTTGGCTCGCTGGAGCACAATCCAGTGTCTCATGTCAGGCCGCTGCTGAAGCTCTCGCTTCTGTGATTGGCGCACGGGCCGCGGACGTCAAGGTCGTGTGCAAGCCGGTGCAGCAGTCCGGCGTCGTCGACATTGCGGAGTGCAGCCGCAACCAGTGTCATCAGAGACGCTCGCCATCCTCCCCAACCTCTGTGCTGCCCTCACAGGCAACATCCCCAAAGGACGGCTCCGGGCTGATGCTGCTGCTCCATCGTGATAGCCCAAAGGCGTCGTCGCGCATTGCAAGTCCGGTCAGGGCCAGCAGTTCCTGCGGCCTTACCCCGGAGCGCCCACCTGGCTTCGAAGCCTCCTCTGACGCCACGCCTGCTGCTGTGACGGCCCCAACTCCGTTGAGTGATGTTCACAGTGCGCCCAACATCACAGTCATTCCACCGGTACCTACACTGGCAGCTCTGAAGATCCGAACGCCGTCACGCCTCGCCGGTCCTCTGCTGTCTTCATCGTGTGCGGACGCGGGCGAAGACCGTGAGCTACCTCCAGGTCTCGATTCCTATTATACGCCGGCAACGTCGCCGCTTGCACGCGACTTTGAGGTGTCGAAAGACTGGCCGGAGACCTTAACGCCGCTCTTCGCGGATGGCTCGCCGGCACGTACTCCCTTGCCACCTCGTCGTGGTGACGGCAGAGTGTTGTCCGGGTCGTTGTCCCCGGTTTCTTCAGAAAGGGTGTTGGCTGACGATGCCTTGTTTGTACCTGCACAATCACCTCTTATCAGCACGGCGCCGACGCCTCCACCTGCGAACAGAAACAGGAGGAAGACATTTGCTGTTGGATACACGGTGCGACGGAGCAGTATCAGGATCAAGAGTAGCCGCCGGGGCATGCCCATAGCGAAGATGGCCGAGCGAAATTTGTGTCGTCGTCTTGGCATAGTGGATGGTGCGGAGCAGGTCACCGAGCATGCCATTGACGAGTTCGTCTGTATGTTCAAGCAGAAGCTCCCCTCTACAGCTGTGGCAGCCCTGCGTGCCCTTTTTCGCCTGGATTGTGAGCAAGCCGGGGCCATGGAGGAAGCCCTGATGCGCCGGGGTGGGCAGGACGCCCTGGACCAGGAGGTACATGGAGATGATCCAGTGAGCTAA